Sequence from the Curtobacterium sp. MCLR17_007 genome:
ACGCTCCGAGATGAACTTGCGAAGGGTCGCGACGTCCTTGTAGTCGATGACGCCGACCTTGATCGCCTTCGCGGGGGCGGCGTTCTTGCCGCCCTTGCCGCGAGGCTTCCGGCGGTCGCCGGTGCTCTTTCCAGCCATGATTTTTCCTTAGGAGAAGAAGAAGTGTTGTGTCCGCGGACGGATCAGAACGGGGTCTCGTCGTCGTAGGTGCCACCGGGGGTCGACCACACGTCGTTCGACTGTGCTCCACCGCCCTGCTGCTGGCCACCCTGCGGGGACCACGGCTCGTCCGAGCGGCCGCCGCCGGAAGCGTTGCCGCCACCGCCGTTGCCACCGAAGTTGCCGCCGCCCGAACCACCGCCGACCTGGCCACGACCGCCGCCACTGCCACCCGCTGCACGGGTGATCTGGGCGGTCGCGTACCGGAGCGACGGGCCGATCTCGTCGACCTCGAGTTCGATGCTCGTACGCTGCTGGCCCTCACGGTCCTGGTACGAGCGCTGACGCAGACGGCCCTGCGCGATGACGCGCGAGCCCTTCGTCAGCGACCCCGCGACGTGCTCGGCGAACTCGCGCCACACGCTCGCACGGAGGAACAGCGCGTCGCCGTCCTTCCACTCGTTCGCCTGACGGTCGAACGTGCGAGGGGTGGACGCGATGGTGAAGTTCGCCACAGCGAGCCCGTTCTGCGTGTAGCGCAGCTCGGGGTCAGCAGTGAGGTTGCCCACCACCGTGATGACGGTTTCGCCGGCCATCGGTTACTCGGCGCTCGCGGTCGCGGCGGCCGGGGCAGCGGCAGCGTTGGCTGCCTTGCGAGCGGCACGGGCCTCGTCGCGCTGCTTCTGGGCGGCGACCTGCGCCATGCCCTCTTCAGCGCGCAGGACCTTCGTGCGGAGCACGGCCTCGGAGAGACCGAGCTGACGGTCGAGCTCCTTGGCGGCGTCGGCGGAGGACGTGAAGTTCACGACGGCGTAGAGGCCTTCGTTCTTCTTGGCGATCTCGTAAGCGAGACGACGACGGCCCCAGACGTCCACGTTGTCGACGGTGCCACCGTCGTTGCGGATCACGGCGAGGAACTTGTCCAGGCTGGGAGCGACGGTGCGCTCGTCGAGCTCGGGGTCGAGGATCGCCATCAGTTCGTACTTGTGCATGCGGAACCCACCTCCTTTGGTCTTGGCGGCTCCGGGCGGTTCCCGGAGCAGGAGGGTTGATGCATGTGCGCCGACACGCAGGTGCGGTCGGCACAACCCCGCAAGCCTAGCGGACAGCCTGGAGGCCCGCTACCGGTCCGGCAGATCGGTGTGCGGCGGTCAGGCGGTCGGCCCTGCGGTCAGGCGGTCGCGTCGCGCGCGGCCCACCACTCGCGCAGACGCTGCTCTGCCCGGTCGGGCCCGAGGGGGCCCTCGTCCATCCGCGCCTCGAGCAGGAACCGGTAGGCCTCGCCCACGGCGCGCCCCGGCGGGATGTCGAGGACCCGCATGATGTCGTCGCCGGTCAGGTCGGGGCGCAGGGAGTCGAGTTCCTCTTGGTCCGCCAGCACGCGGATGCGTTCCTCGAGGTCGTCGTACGCGAACGCCAGGCGGTCGGCCTTGCGCCGGTTGCGCGTCGTGACGTCCGACCGGGTCAGTTCGTGCAGCCGCTCGAGCTGGGGTCCGGCGTCGCGGACGTACCGGCGCACGGCGGAGTCGGTCCAGGCGCCGTCGGTGTACCCGAAGAAGCGCAGGTGCAGCTCGATCAGCCGGGCGACGGCCGCGATCGTGTCGTTGTCGAAGCGCAGGGCCCGCAGCCGCTTCTTCGCGAGCTTCGACCCGACCAGGTCGTGGTGGTGGAAGCTCACGGCGCCGCCGGGCTCGAGCTTGCGGGTCGCCGGCTTGCCGATGTCGTGCAGGAGCGCAGCGAGCCGCAGCACGGTGTCGGGGGCGTCGCCCGCGTGCCGCTCGTGCTCGTACCCGATCGCCTGGGTCAGGACGGTGAGCGAGTGCTCGTACACGTCCTTGTGGTGGTGGTGCTCGTCGATCTCCAGGCACATCGCGGGAAGCTCCGGCAGGAACCGCTCGGCCAGGCCGGTGTCGACGAGCAGCCGGAGTCCGGGGACGGGATCGTCCGTGTTGAGCAGCTTGACGAGCTCGTCGCGCACGCGTTCGGCGGAGACGATGTCGATCGAGTCGACGAGCTCCTGCATCGCGAGGCGCACCTCGTCGGACACGGTGAACCCGAGCTGCGCGGTGAAGCGCGCCGCACGCATCATCCGCAGCGGGTCGTCGCGGAAGGACACGGTCGCGGTCTGCGGCGTGCGGAGTCGACCCGCGAGCAGGTCCTCGACGCCACCGTGCACGTCCACGAGCTCACGGTCGGGCAGCCGGAGGGCCATCGCGTTGACGGTGAAGTCACGACGCAGCAGGTCGTCCTCGATGGTGTCGCCGAACGCCACCTCGGGCTTGCGGGTCGCACCGTCGTAGACGTCGCTGCGGTACGTCGTGATCTCGACCTGTTCACCCTGCACCCGGGCGGCGATGGTGCCGAACTGCCGGCCGACGTCCCAGGTGGCACTCGCGATCGGCTCGACGATCGCGAGGACGTCGTCGGGACGGGCGTCCGTCGTGAAGTCGAGGTCGGTCACCGGGCGTCCGAGGAACGCGTCGCGCACCGGACCGCCGACGAGCGCGAGCTCGTGCCCGGCCTCGGCGAACGCGCGGGCGAGCGCCGCGACGGGCGCGGTGGCGGCGAGTGCGTCGAGTCGTTCGACGGCCTGGGCAACGGACTGCATGACGTCGTCGATCATCCCAGATCGACGCCGCCGGTTGTCCACCACCTCCGCGCGCACGCCGGGCTCTCATGGTCCGGCCTCATACACTCGTCCGAGGTCCGAACCGATCCCGGGCCGTCCTCGTATGCGCATCCTCCGATCCACGCTCGCCGCCGCCGCGTCCGCCCTGGTCGCCCTCGGCCTCGTCGTCACGCCCGCGTCGGTCACGGCAGCGCAGGCGACGACCGCCCCGACGACGTCCACGCACGTCGCACGACCGGTCGCGGCGCAGGCGGGCAAGGCCTCCATCGAGATCGTGCCGGCAGACCGAGGTGTGCTGCAGCCGGACCAGGACCTCACGCTCTCGGTGACGGTCACGAACGACACCGACACCGAGCTGCCGGCCGGCACCGCCGAGCTCGACATCTTCCGGCAGTACGCGGGGACTCGGGACGTCATCAGCGACTGGCTCGCCGACACCAGCACAACGGGTTACTTCGGCGCCCCGATGGGCTCGGTGGACGTCCCGGCCGTGCCGGCGCATAGATCGGTCACCCTCGACGACGTCCGGGTCGTCCCCGGCAACCTCGGGCTGTCCGGGTACTCCTCGTTCGGTGCGCGGCGCATCGCGGCCGACTACCGCGCCGGGTCGACGACGGCCGTGGCACGCTCGGCGGTCACCTGGTACCCGAACTACGAGCAGACGCCCGTCGGGGTCTCCGTGGCGATGCCGATCACGATGCCGGCCGGTTCCGGCGGGCTCGTCAGCGCGAAGGACCTGGCCGCGGCGACGGCGCTCGACGGCACCCTGACGGCACAGCTCGACGCCGCCCAGGACCACAACGTCGCGCTCGGCATCGACCCCCGGATCATCGCGTCGATCCGCATCCTCGGCGAGAACGCCCCCTCGTCGGCGACGGCCTGGCTGCAGCGGCTCGAGGGCATGCGCAACGAGACCTTCGCGCTGCCGTACGCCGACGCCGACGTCACGGGGCTGCGCCAGGCGGGGGCATCGGGCATCCTCGGTCCGATCTCCCTCGACCAGCTCGTGAAGCCCGACGACTTCCCCGGTGCGTCCACCCCGGCCCCCACCCCGACCGGCAGTGCGACCGCGACCGCGGACCCGTCCGCGAGTGCCAGCGCCACCGCGACCGCCGACCCGAACGGCACGACCGGCACCGCGCCGGACGACCAACCGACCACCATCCCCACGACGGCACAGCTCCTCGACTTCCCGTACACGATGTCGTCGATCGCGTGGCCCGCCGAGGGCACCGTGGCGACGGACGACCTCAGCGCGCTGACCGATGCCGGCACCACGGCGACGATCGTCGCCAGCGGGAACACCTCCGCCGGTGCGGACACGACGATCACCGCCTCGGAGAAGATCGACGACCACCGGGTGCTCGTGTCGGACCAGGGCATGTCCGACCTGCTCCACGACGCCGCGACCGCGACGACGCAGCGTGCCTGGTCGAGCGCGATGAGCGAACTGACCGCGACGCTCGCCACCGCGTCGCGCCAGGGCGGCACCACCGGTCCGGTGCTGCTCACCCTCGGCCGCGCCTGGCCGACCGACTCGACCCGCCTGCAGCAAGCCCTCGACGCACTCGAGAACACCCCGTGGGTGTCCCCGGCCGACCTCTCCACGACGGCCGCCGTGACGCCAGGGTCCGTCTCGCTCAGCAGCTCGTCGGACAGCGACGGTCGTCTCGACCAGCTGCGTCGCCTGGTCGAGGCCTCGAAGGACCTCACCGACTTCGCCTCGGCCATCACGACCCCGACCGACCTCACCGCCCCGGCACGTGTCGCCGACCTGGCCGCGGCCTCGAACTCCTGGCGCAGCGACGACGAGGGGTTCGTGCAGGCCGTCGACACCCGGGTGACGAGGGTCGCGAAGGACGTCTCGAGCGTGGGGATCCTCGACGGCAGCAGCATCACCCTGCTCGGTGACCGGTCCTCGCTGCCGATCTCGGTGCGCAACCGCTCGGCGTACCCGGTCACGGTCTTCCTGACGGTCCAGCCGTCGAACTCGTTCCTGCGCATCGAGAAGAACGCGGTCGAGGTGACGGTCCAGCCCGACTCGTCCAGCCGGGTCACCTTCCCGGTGCAGTCCGTCGCGAACGGCAAGGTCGAGCTCACCATGTCGCTCACCAGCGCGACGGGCGTCCGCATCGCCGACCCGGCCACGGTCGAGATCAACGTGCAGGCGCAGTGGGAGACGTTCATCACGGCGGCGGCGGCGATCGCCGTGGTGTTGATCTTCGGGCTCGGGATCTACCGCAACGTCCGTCGGCGCCTGCGTCGTCGCCGGAACGGCGAGCCGGCCGAGGTCGACGAGGACCCCAACCGCCTGTACCAGGAGCCGTCGGACGACGACCGCGCCGAGGGAGAGGACCACCCTGCCGGGTCGGCCACCGCGATGGCGACCGCCGGTTCCAGCACCCCGCTCGCCGCCGCCGAGGGGGCCGACCGTCTCGACGACGCGATCGCCCGTGCCGGAGCCGGGCCGGTCCTCCCGTCCGACCGCGCGCACGACGTGAGCGCCCCCCAGGAGCCCACCATCAGCACCACCCAGCCCGACCCGACCGTCCCCGCGGAGCCCGCGCAGCGCAGCCTCGGGCGGGCCAGTGCCATGCTCGCCGCGGGCACGATGATCTCCCGCGTGCTCGGGTTCGCCAAGACCTTCGTGCTGGCCTACGCGATCGGCAACTCGGGGTCCCGGGCCGCCGACGCGTTCGCGATCTCGAACCAGCTGCCGAACAACATCTACGCGCTCATCGCGGGCGGCCTGCTGTCCGCGGTGCTCATCCCGCAGATCGTCCGCTCCATGAAGCAGAACAGCGACGGCGGGACCGCTTACGTCAACAAGATCGTGACGCTGGCCGGATCGGTCTTCGTGCTCATCGCCATCGTCGCGACGGTGCTCGCGCCGGTCCTCGTGCGCATCTACAGCCAGAGCGCCGGCGACGGCGGCAAGGGCTTCACGCCCGCGCAGACCGACCTGGCGATCGCGTTCGCCTTCTGGTGCCTGCCCCAGATCCTGTTCTACGCGATGTACTCGCTGCTGGGAGAGGTGCTCAACGCCAAGCAGGTGTTTGGGCCGTTCACCTGGGCGCCCCTGATCAACAACGTGATCGCGATCGCCGGGCTCATCGTCTTCATCGCCATGTTCGGCGGTCGCGACGTCAACTCCGCAGCCGCAGCGTGGACGCCGCTGAAGATCGCCGTGCTCGCCGGCAGTGCGTCGTTCGGCGTCCTGGCACAGGCGGCGTTCCTGCCGCTGTTCTGGCGTCGAGCGGGTCTGTCGTTCACGCCGGACTTCCGCTGGCGGGGTGTCGGCCTCAAGGCGACCGGCACCGCAGCCGGGTGGCTGTTCGGCATGATCCTCGTGACGCAGCTCGCCGGGGTGGTGCAGGCCCGCGTCGCGTCCCTCGCCCAGGGCGCCGGCAACGCGACCCTCGCGACCAGCTGGCTGCTCTTCATGCTCCCGCACTCGATCATCACGGTGTCGATCGCCACCGCGTACTTCACGCGGATGAGCCACGACGCCGAGCGGGGCGACCTGGCGGCGGTCCGACGCAACCTGTCGCTGTCGCTGCGGATCGTCGGGCTGTTCACCGTCTTCGCGTCCGTGGCCCTGGTCGTGATGTCGACGTCGTTCGCCCGCGTCTGGGAGAACACGTTCTGGCTGACCCAGTCGATGGCCTGGGTGCTCGTCGCCTACATGCCCGGTCTGGTGCTGTTCAGCATGCTCTTCATCATCCAGCGCGTGTTCTGGGCGCTGCACGACCACCGCACCCCGTTCCTCATGCAGATCGTGCAGTCCGGGCTGTTCGTCATCGGAGCCCTCGCGGTCGCGGCGTTCCCGGCACAGCACATCGGTGTCGGCATCGCGGTGTGCACCACCTTGGCGGGCACGGCCCAGACCATCGTCGCGCTCGTCGTCGTGCGGAAGCGCCTGGCGGGCATCGACGGCCCGAACGTCACCCGCTCGCACGTGCAGTTCGTCATCGCCGCGCTCATCGCCGGCGTGGTCGGGGTCCTCGTCGCCAACTTCTTCGGTGCCTTCTCGGCCGACGGCTTCGCGATGTCCGACGTGACCAGCGCACTCATCACGCTCGTGCTGACCGGCGCCGTCATGGTCGTCGTCTACTTCGGGGCGTTGGTCGTCGCAAAGAACGGCGAGATCGCGAACGCCGTGACGCTGGTGCGGTCCCGACTCGGGCGCTGACCCCGGCGCCAGACGCACGGGGAGCGCGCTCCCGGGTGCCTCGGAATGCGTCGCCGGTAGGATGCGTTGACCCGGTCAGAAGCAACGGAAGGGCACTGAAGGCATGCGCCAGCTCATCATCATCGGTTCCGGCCCGGCCGGGTTCACCGCCGGCATCTACGCCGCACGGGCCCAGCTCAAGCCACTCATCGTCGCGTCCAGCGTCGAGACGGGCGGCGAGCTCACCAAGACCACCGAGGTCGAGAACTTCCCGGGTTTCCCCGAGGGGATCCAGGGCCCGGACCTCATGATCAAGATGCAGGAACAGGCCGAGCGCTTCGGCGCCGAGGTCCTGTACGACGACGCCGTCTCGGTCGAGCTCACCGGCGACGTCAAGAAGGTCACGGTCGGCTCCGGCGAGACGTACGAGGCCCTCGCGGTCATCTACGCCACCGGCTCGGCCTACCGCCAGCTCGGCCTCCCCGACGAAGAGCGCCTGTCCGGCCACGGCGTCTCGTGGTGCGCGACCTGCGACGGCTTCTTCTTCCGCCAGAAGAACATCGCGGTCGTCGGCGGTGGCGACTCCGCCATGGAAGAAGCCACGTTCCTCACGCGGTTCGCCGACAAGGTCACGGTCATCCACCGCAAGGACACGCTGCGCGCGTCGAAGATCATGCAGGACCGCGCGGCGAACGACCCGAAGATCGAGTTCGCCTGGAACAAGGAAGTCGTCGGCATCTCCGGCGAGTCCGCGGTCGAGGGCGTCACGCTCAAGGACACCGTCACCGGTGAGACTTCGGAGCTCGCACTCGACGGCCTGTTCATCGCGATCGGCAACGACCCGCGTGTGCACCTCGTTCACCAGCAGCTGCAGCTCGCGCCCGAGGGCACCATCGCCGTCGAGGGCCGTACCTCGCGCGCCGTCGGCGTCGCCGGGGTCTTCGTGGCGGGCGACGTCCTCGACCACACCTACCGTCAGGCCATCACGGCCGCTGGTTCCGGTGCCGTCGCGGCGCTCGACGCGGAGAAGTTCCTCGCCGACCTCGACGACGACCTGACCAGCAAGGCCGAGGGCGACGCCCCGGTCGAGCCCGTCACCATCTCGGCCTAGGGAATGGTCCGGCGCCCAGCGCCGTTCCACCCAACGCACGACTTCTCGAAGGAGCACACATGTCCAACGCCAAGGCAGTCACCGACGCCACCTTCTCGGACGAGGTCCTGAAGTCCGACAAGACGATCCTCGTCGACTTCTGGGCAGAGTGGTGTGGCCCGTGCCGCGCCGTCTCGCCGATCCTCGACCAGATCGCCGAAGAGCACGCCGGCAAGATCGAGATCGTCAAGCTCAACGTCGACGACAACCCGCAGTCGGCGATGAACTACCAGATCACGTCGATCCCGGCGATGAAGGTCTTCAAGGGCGGCGAGGTCGTCAAGACCGTCATCGGCGCCAAGCCGAAGCCCGCTCTCGAGGCCGACCTCGCCGAGTTCCTGGCGTAGCAACCCCCAGCACGTCCCGGACGCCCCGTCCTCCACGCACCGGAGGGCGGGGCGTTCGCCTGTGTCCGACAGGTCCACTCGTTCAGGATCGGCCCGCGACACACACCCCGGGTTCGCGGACTCCATGTCGTACTGTGGCGGGACGCCTCTGAACGGAGAACTCGATGACGAACGGCAACAGCCTCGACCCCTGGTACGACTCCTACGCCCAGCGCACCGCCGGGCTGAGCGCCTCCGAGGTCCGGGCCCTGTTCGCCGTCGCCTCCCGCCCCGAGGTCGTCTCACTCGCCGGCGGCATGCCGTTCGTCTCCGCGCTGCCCCGTGAACTCGTGACGGGGTCGATCGACCGTGTGATGACCGAAGACGCGGCGATGGCGCTGCAGTACGGCGGTGGCCAGGGCCTCCGGCAGCTCCGTGAGCACATCGTCGACGTGATGTCGCTCGAGGGCATCCGCGCCAGCGCCGAGGACGTCGTCGTCACGACGGGGTCGCAGCATGCGCTCGACCTCGTGACGCGGCTGTTCATCGACCCGGGTGACGTCGTGCTGGCCGAGTCGCCGTCCTACGTCGGTGCCATCGGCGTGTTCCGGTCCTACCAGGCCGAGACCGTCCACGTGGCGACCGACGAGCACGGTCTGGTCCCCGAGGCCCTGCGCGAGACGATCGGCCGTCTGCGGGCCGCTGACAAGCGCATGAAGTTCCTGTACACGATCCCGAACTTCCACAACCCGGCCGGCGTCACGATGAGCCGCGAGCGGCGCATCGAGGTCCTCGACATCTGCCGGTCGAACAACATCCTCGTGCTCGAGGACAACCCGTACGGGCTCCTGTGGTTCGACGAGCCCGCACCGCAGGCGATCCGCTCGATCGACGACGAGGGCGTGGTCTACCTCGGCTCCTTCTCGAAGACCCTCGCGCCGGGGTTCCGCGTCGGCTGGGCCCTCGCTCCGCATGCCATCCGCGAGAAGCTCGTCCTGGCGAACGAGTCCGCGGTCCTCGCCCCCAACTCCTTCGGGCAGTACGTCGTCAACGCGTACCTCGACGCCGCGGACTGGAAGGGCCAGATCGACACCTTCCGCGGCATCTACGCCGAGCGCCGCGACGCGATGTTCCAGGCACTCGGGGAGTTCCTGCCCGACCTGACCTGGACCCGACCGAACGGTGGGTTCTTCGTCTGGCTGACCCTGCCGGAGTCGCTCAACTCGAAGGGCATGCTCCCCCGCGCGGTCAAGGAACTGGTGGCGTACACACCGGGTACCGCGTTCTACGCCGACGGCCGGGGCGCGCAGCACATCCGTCTGTCGTTCTGCTACCCGACCGCCGAGCAGATCCGCGTCGGCGTCAAGCGGCTCGCGAACGTCGTCAACGACGAACTCGAGCTCATCGAGACGTTCGGGTCAGCAACCCGGCCGAACGCCGTCGTCCAACAGACCTCATCGGTCAGTGCG
This genomic interval carries:
- the rpsR gene encoding 30S ribosomal protein S18 codes for the protein MAGKSTGDRRKPRGKGGKNAAPAKAIKVGVIDYKDVATLRKFISERGKIRARRITGVSVQEQRLIARAVKNAREMALLPYAGSGR
- a CDS encoding single-stranded DNA-binding protein, with amino-acid sequence MAGETVITVVGNLTADPELRYTQNGLAVANFTIASTPRTFDRQANEWKDGDALFLRASVWREFAEHVAGSLTKGSRVIAQGRLRQRSYQDREGQQRTSIELEVDEIGPSLRYATAQITRAAGGSGGGRGQVGGGSGGGNFGGNGGGGNASGGGRSDEPWSPQGGQQQGGGAQSNDVWSTPGGTYDDETPF
- the rpsF gene encoding 30S ribosomal protein S6; the encoded protein is MHKYELMAILDPELDERTVAPSLDKFLAVIRNDGGTVDNVDVWGRRRLAYEIAKKNEGLYAVVNFTSSADAAKELDRQLGLSEAVLRTKVLRAEEGMAQVAAQKQRDEARAARKAANAAAAPAAATASAE
- a CDS encoding CCA tRNA nucleotidyltransferase encodes the protein MQSVAQAVERLDALAATAPVAALARAFAEAGHELALVGGPVRDAFLGRPVTDLDFTTDARPDDVLAIVEPIASATWDVGRQFGTIAARVQGEQVEITTYRSDVYDGATRKPEVAFGDTIEDDLLRRDFTVNAMALRLPDRELVDVHGGVEDLLAGRLRTPQTATVSFRDDPLRMMRAARFTAQLGFTVSDEVRLAMQELVDSIDIVSAERVRDELVKLLNTDDPVPGLRLLVDTGLAERFLPELPAMCLEIDEHHHHKDVYEHSLTVLTQAIGYEHERHAGDAPDTVLRLAALLHDIGKPATRKLEPGGAVSFHHHDLVGSKLAKKRLRALRFDNDTIAAVARLIELHLRFFGYTDGAWTDSAVRRYVRDAGPQLERLHELTRSDVTTRNRRKADRLAFAYDDLEERIRVLADQEELDSLRPDLTGDDIMRVLDIPPGRAVGEAYRFLLEARMDEGPLGPDRAEQRLREWWAARDATA
- a CDS encoding DUF6049 family protein, whose protein sequence is MRILRSTLAAAASALVALGLVVTPASVTAAQATTAPTTSTHVARPVAAQAGKASIEIVPADRGVLQPDQDLTLSVTVTNDTDTELPAGTAELDIFRQYAGTRDVISDWLADTSTTGYFGAPMGSVDVPAVPAHRSVTLDDVRVVPGNLGLSGYSSFGARRIAADYRAGSTTAVARSAVTWYPNYEQTPVGVSVAMPITMPAGSGGLVSAKDLAAATALDGTLTAQLDAAQDHNVALGIDPRIIASIRILGENAPSSATAWLQRLEGMRNETFALPYADADVTGLRQAGASGILGPISLDQLVKPDDFPGASTPAPTPTGSATATADPSASASATATADPNGTTGTAPDDQPTTIPTTAQLLDFPYTMSSIAWPAEGTVATDDLSALTDAGTTATIVASGNTSAGADTTITASEKIDDHRVLVSDQGMSDLLHDAATATTQRAWSSAMSELTATLATASRQGGTTGPVLLTLGRAWPTDSTRLQQALDALENTPWVSPADLSTTAAVTPGSVSLSSSSDSDGRLDQLRRLVEASKDLTDFASAITTPTDLTAPARVADLAAASNSWRSDDEGFVQAVDTRVTRVAKDVSSVGILDGSSITLLGDRSSLPISVRNRSAYPVTVFLTVQPSNSFLRIEKNAVEVTVQPDSSSRVTFPVQSVANGKVELTMSLTSATGVRIADPATVEINVQAQWETFITAAAAIAVVLIFGLGIYRNVRRRLRRRRNGEPAEVDEDPNRLYQEPSDDDRAEGEDHPAGSATAMATAGSSTPLAAAEGADRLDDAIARAGAGPVLPSDRAHDVSAPQEPTISTTQPDPTVPAEPAQRSLGRASAMLAAGTMISRVLGFAKTFVLAYAIGNSGSRAADAFAISNQLPNNIYALIAGGLLSAVLIPQIVRSMKQNSDGGTAYVNKIVTLAGSVFVLIAIVATVLAPVLVRIYSQSAGDGGKGFTPAQTDLAIAFAFWCLPQILFYAMYSLLGEVLNAKQVFGPFTWAPLINNVIAIAGLIVFIAMFGGRDVNSAAAAWTPLKIAVLAGSASFGVLAQAAFLPLFWRRAGLSFTPDFRWRGVGLKATGTAAGWLFGMILVTQLAGVVQARVASLAQGAGNATLATSWLLFMLPHSIITVSIATAYFTRMSHDAERGDLAAVRRNLSLSLRIVGLFTVFASVALVVMSTSFARVWENTFWLTQSMAWVLVAYMPGLVLFSMLFIIQRVFWALHDHRTPFLMQIVQSGLFVIGALAVAAFPAQHIGVGIAVCTTLAGTAQTIVALVVVRKRLAGIDGPNVTRSHVQFVIAALIAGVVGVLVANFFGAFSADGFAMSDVTSALITLVLTGAVMVVVYFGALVVAKNGEIANAVTLVRSRLGR
- the trxB gene encoding thioredoxin-disulfide reductase; amino-acid sequence: MRQLIIIGSGPAGFTAGIYAARAQLKPLIVASSVETGGELTKTTEVENFPGFPEGIQGPDLMIKMQEQAERFGAEVLYDDAVSVELTGDVKKVTVGSGETYEALAVIYATGSAYRQLGLPDEERLSGHGVSWCATCDGFFFRQKNIAVVGGGDSAMEEATFLTRFADKVTVIHRKDTLRASKIMQDRAANDPKIEFAWNKEVVGISGESAVEGVTLKDTVTGETSELALDGLFIAIGNDPRVHLVHQQLQLAPEGTIAVEGRTSRAVGVAGVFVAGDVLDHTYRQAITAAGSGAVAALDAEKFLADLDDDLTSKAEGDAPVEPVTISA
- the trxA gene encoding thioredoxin; the protein is MSNAKAVTDATFSDEVLKSDKTILVDFWAEWCGPCRAVSPILDQIAEEHAGKIEIVKLNVDDNPQSAMNYQITSIPAMKVFKGGEVVKTVIGAKPKPALEADLAEFLA
- a CDS encoding PLP-dependent aminotransferase family protein, producing the protein MTNGNSLDPWYDSYAQRTAGLSASEVRALFAVASRPEVVSLAGGMPFVSALPRELVTGSIDRVMTEDAAMALQYGGGQGLRQLREHIVDVMSLEGIRASAEDVVVTTGSQHALDLVTRLFIDPGDVVLAESPSYVGAIGVFRSYQAETVHVATDEHGLVPEALRETIGRLRAADKRMKFLYTIPNFHNPAGVTMSRERRIEVLDICRSNNILVLEDNPYGLLWFDEPAPQAIRSIDDEGVVYLGSFSKTLAPGFRVGWALAPHAIREKLVLANESAVLAPNSFGQYVVNAYLDAADWKGQIDTFRGIYAERRDAMFQALGEFLPDLTWTRPNGGFFVWLTLPESLNSKGMLPRAVKELVAYTPGTAFYADGRGAQHIRLSFCYPTAEQIRVGVKRLANVVNDELELIETFGSATRPNAVVQQTSSVSAPPPNIS